A genome region from Longimicrobiaceae bacterium includes the following:
- a CDS encoding AIR synthase related protein, with protein sequence MSSTDGLPLARGAEFDLIRRLVVNPGEPRPDVRVGVGDDCAVVAGNGIALSCDMSVEGVHFRREWLSFREIGYRAAAAALSDLAAVAARPIGVLVSLALPSGDAGDPAAEVMAGVREVTEAVG encoded by the coding sequence GTGTCCTCCACCGACGGCCTTCCCCTCGCCCGCGGGGCGGAGTTCGACCTCATCCGGCGCCTCGTCGTGAACCCCGGGGAGCCGCGCCCCGACGTGCGCGTGGGGGTGGGCGACGACTGCGCGGTGGTAGCGGGGAACGGGATCGCGCTCTCGTGCGACATGAGCGTGGAAGGGGTGCACTTCCGGCGCGAGTGGCTGTCGTTCCGCGAGATCGGCTACCGGGCCGCGGCGGCGGCGCTGAGCGACCTGGCGGCCGTGGCGGCCCGGCCCATCGGCGTGCTGGTGTCGCTGGCGCTCCCGTCGGGCGACGCGGGCGACCCGGCGGCGGAGGTCATGGCCGGGGTGCGGGAGGTCACCGAGGCGGTGGG